The following coding sequences are from one Candidatus Zixiibacteriota bacterium window:
- a CDS encoding HIT domain-containing protein, which translates to MEDNAIWAPWRAGFVLGKKEDGCVFCNRIAHDRDSVENLIVFRARLNVVILNKYPYNPGHALIVPIRHLGGLDELTVDEANEFFQLTRDAVRLMERAYQPQSFNLGMNLGRESGAGIPGHVHMHIVPRWVGDTNFMPVIGRTKVQSVPLDAVYERLRNEFVEEFGS; encoded by the coding sequence ATGGAAGACAATGCGATATGGGCCCCCTGGCGCGCCGGGTTCGTGCTCGGCAAGAAAGAGGACGGTTGCGTCTTCTGTAACCGCATCGCGCACGACCGCGACTCGGTCGAGAACCTCATCGTCTTCCGCGCCCGACTCAATGTCGTCATCCTCAACAAGTATCCCTACAATCCCGGCCATGCGCTGATCGTCCCGATCCGCCACCTGGGCGGGCTCGACGAGCTGACGGTCGACGAGGCCAACGAGTTTTTCCAGTTGACGCGCGACGCGGTGCGCCTGATGGAGCGGGCGTACCAACCGCAGTCGTTCAATTTGGGAATGAATCTCGGGCGGGAATCGGGGGCGGGAATCCCAGGGCACGTTCACATGCACATTGTCCCGCGGTGGGTGGGGGACACGAATTTCATGCCGGTGATCGGCCGGACCAAAGTGCAGTCGGTGCCGCTCGACGCCGTGTACGAGCGGCTTCGGAACGAATTTGTCGAGGAGTTCGGAAGCTGA
- a CDS encoding 3-isopropylmalate dehydratase large subunit: MARRRKIPTKGELLQLQKLYKTDEKIGERLGGVPAYLVAYWRRKKNVAKHSVPKFSEAEVRNLWERFGDDDRCGLELGISKAAFYNWRRRYGIREKPPFLKLEQLELNLPGLKQRGHAVSLLGKQSAAQKIIAMAAEREKVEVGELVVVQPDVTIAHQDAAAVVRAFKEIGTEYVWNPARISVALARCNDSDGCVSAADHRLVREFVRRQGIPKFYDVYEGGCHQLVVEDGLVAPGQLVLGSDVYATSYGALSAFAAAISPAEMATVWATGRIWLRVPPTIRIDVTGRRARGVYTRDVILYLLKRLGPQRADYAAIEYQGPAVSHMSISERVTLCNASADLGAKAAICPFEAVTRRYLNARGGGRYQAMLSDKDAEYVEMFQINIDQLTPQIAGPNSAAEIHAARELDGLSVQMVVIGGGTNGRFDDLRVAADILKGKQVHQDCRVLVVPASRSVYLEALKKGLIRVFAEAGAAVTDPSAGLNAARLPEQVAPGERCLASTNTSLFPRAAELGAELYLCSPATAAASALNARITDPTPYVR, translated from the coding sequence ATGGCGCGGCGGCGCAAGATCCCGACCAAGGGGGAGCTTCTGCAGCTGCAGAAGCTGTACAAGACCGACGAGAAGATCGGCGAGCGTCTCGGCGGCGTGCCCGCCTACCTCGTGGCCTACTGGCGGCGGAAGAAGAATGTCGCCAAGCATTCGGTGCCGAAATTTTCAGAGGCGGAGGTCCGGAACCTGTGGGAGCGGTTCGGGGATGACGACCGGTGCGGGCTGGAGCTGGGGATATCGAAGGCGGCGTTCTACAACTGGCGGCGGCGGTACGGGATTCGGGAGAAGCCGCCGTTTCTGAAGCTCGAGCAGCTCGAACTCAACCTTCCCGGCCTCAAGCAACGCGGCCACGCGGTCAGTTTGCTCGGCAAGCAGTCGGCGGCGCAGAAGATCATCGCCATGGCGGCGGAGCGGGAGAAAGTGGAGGTCGGCGAACTGGTCGTGGTGCAGCCGGATGTGACGATCGCGCACCAGGACGCCGCGGCGGTGGTGCGCGCTTTCAAGGAGATCGGGACCGAATACGTGTGGAACCCGGCCCGGATTTCAGTCGCCCTGGCCCGGTGCAACGACAGCGACGGCTGCGTGTCGGCCGCCGACCACCGGCTCGTCCGCGAATTCGTCCGGCGCCAGGGGATCCCGAAATTCTACGATGTTTACGAGGGCGGCTGCCACCAGCTGGTGGTCGAGGACGGTCTGGTGGCGCCGGGCCAGTTGGTACTCGGCAGCGACGTCTACGCCACGAGTTACGGGGCGCTGTCGGCGTTCGCGGCGGCGATTTCGCCGGCCGAAATGGCGACCGTCTGGGCCACCGGGCGGATCTGGCTGCGCGTCCCCCCCACCATCCGTATCGACGTCACCGGCCGCCGCGCGCGCGGCGTCTACACCCGCGACGTCATCCTCTACCTGCTCAAGCGGCTCGGTCCGCAGCGGGCCGACTACGCGGCGATCGAGTACCAGGGACCGGCCGTCTCGCACATGAGCATCAGCGAGCGGGTCACGCTCTGCAACGCCTCCGCCGACCTGGGCGCAAAGGCGGCGATCTGCCCGTTCGAGGCCGTGACGCGACGATATCTCAACGCGCGCGGCGGCGGGCGCTACCAGGCGATGCTCTCCGACAAGGACGCCGAATATGTCGAAATGTTTCAGATCAACATCGACCAGCTCACGCCCCAGATCGCCGGGCCGAACAGCGCCGCCGAAATCCACGCCGCGCGGGAGCTCGACGGACTCTCGGTGCAGATGGTGGTGATCGGGGGCGGTACGAACGGCCGCTTCGACGATCTCCGCGTGGCCGCGGATATCCTCAAGGGCAAACAGGTGCACCAGGACTGCCGGGTGCTGGTGGTCCCGGCCTCCCGCTCGGTGTACCTGGAGGCGCTCAAGAAAGGATTGATCCGCGTGTTTGCCGAGGCGGGGGCGGCGGTCACGGATCCTTCGGCGGGGCTGAACGCCGCGCGGCTGCCGGAACAGGTTGCGCCGGGGGAACGATGCCTGGCCAGCACCAACACCTCGTTGTTCCCCCGGGCGGCCGAGCTCGGCGCGGAGCTGTACTTGTGCTCGCCGGCGACCGCGGCCGCGTCGGCCTTGAACGCCCGGATCACCGACCCAACGCCGTACGTGCGGTAG
- a CDS encoding alanine--glyoxylate aminotransferase family protein, translated as MNPLPLEPPVRTLLGPGPSDPYPEVLAALARPTVGHLDPWFIDLMDRTRELLRYAFRTDNELTIALSGPGSAGMETCLANLIEPGDTAVVCVNGYFGSRMRDIVDRIGGRPVAVNDEWGRPVDPAKVEDALKKNPGAGILAFVHAETSTGAQSDAKTLAELARRHGYLALVDAVTSLAGTPLYVDDWQIDAVYSGSQKCLSCVPGLAPLSLSERALDRVRRRRTPVAGWFSDLTLLAQYWSGGAKRTYHHTAPVNSIYALYAALERLRSEGLENSWHRHRDNHRLLKTGLESLGLEFLVDESARLPQLNAVRVPTGVDEAAVRRRLLEEFNIEIGAGMGELAGKIWRIGLMGCSSDPLKIERLLAALRKILVA; from the coding sequence ATGAATCCCCTGCCCCTCGAACCGCCGGTCCGCACGCTCCTGGGCCCCGGCCCCTCGGACCCGTATCCGGAAGTGCTCGCGGCCCTCGCCCGCCCGACGGTCGGCCACCTCGACCCCTGGTTTATCGACCTGATGGACCGGACGAGGGAACTGCTCCGCTACGCTTTTCGGACCGACAACGAACTGACCATTGCGCTGTCCGGTCCCGGCTCGGCCGGTATGGAGACCTGCCTGGCGAATCTCATCGAGCCGGGCGACACCGCGGTCGTGTGCGTCAACGGCTACTTCGGCAGCCGCATGCGCGACATTGTCGACCGGATCGGCGGGCGCCCGGTCGCGGTGAACGACGAATGGGGCCGGCCGGTCGATCCGGCGAAAGTCGAAGACGCTCTGAAGAAGAACCCCGGAGCCGGAATTCTCGCCTTCGTCCATGCCGAGACGTCGACCGGCGCGCAGTCGGATGCGAAAACGCTCGCCGAGCTGGCCCGCCGGCACGGGTACCTGGCCCTCGTCGATGCCGTCACGTCGCTTGCCGGGACGCCGCTCTATGTCGATGACTGGCAGATCGACGCCGTCTATTCCGGCTCGCAGAAGTGTCTCTCCTGCGTGCCGGGCCTCGCGCCGCTCAGTCTCAGCGAACGCGCCCTCGACCGGGTGCGGCGGCGCCGGACCCCGGTGGCCGGCTGGTTCTCCGACCTCACTCTCCTGGCGCAGTACTGGTCGGGCGGGGCGAAACGCACCTACCATCACACCGCCCCGGTCAACTCGATCTACGCCCTCTACGCCGCGCTGGAGCGGCTCCGCAGCGAAGGTCTCGAGAACAGTTGGCATCGCCACCGCGACAACCACCGGCTCCTGAAAACCGGCCTGGAGTCGCTGGGGTTGGAGTTTCTGGTCGACGAGAGCGCCCGGCTGCCGCAGCTCAACGCGGTGCGCGTGCCGACCGGTGTCGATGAAGCCGCGGTGCGGCGGCGGCTCCTTGAGGAGTTCAACATCGAGATCGGCGCCGGCATGGGCGAATTGGCCGGAAAAATCTGGCGCATCGGACTGATGGGCTGTTCCTCGGACCCCCTCAAGATCGAGCGCCTGCTGGCGGCGCTGAGAAAGATCCTCGTCGCCTGA
- a CDS encoding peroxiredoxin: MAEPLGCARPTGRAVGQDAVAPAAPEQQPRQEVSTMAVQVGRKAPDFEAPAYHKGKFTTVKLSDSLGHWVMLCFYPGDFTFVUPTELATVAATYPELQGLDVHVFSVSVDSQFVHKVWDEQELSKMVDGGIPFPMISDQAGQVGRLYGVYDENLGVNVRGRFLIDPDGVVQAFEIMTPPVGRNIKETLRQVRAFQHVRKTKGAEVTPAEWEPGRAVLKVGPSLVGNVWKEWKRSG; this comes from the coding sequence ATGGCGGAACCTTTGGGTTGTGCGCGACCCACCGGACGTGCGGTCGGACAGGATGCTGTCGCGCCGGCCGCCCCCGAACAACAGCCCCGACAGGAGGTATCCACGATGGCAGTCCAGGTTGGACGGAAGGCGCCTGATTTCGAAGCGCCGGCCTATCACAAAGGAAAATTCACGACCGTGAAGCTGTCCGATTCCCTCGGACACTGGGTGATGCTCTGTTTCTACCCAGGCGACTTCACCTTCGTCTGACCGACCGAACTGGCGACGGTCGCCGCCACGTACCCTGAGTTGCAGGGTCTCGATGTCCACGTCTTTTCGGTTTCGGTCGACTCCCAATTCGTTCACAAAGTCTGGGACGAGCAGGAGCTCTCGAAAATGGTCGACGGCGGGATTCCGTTCCCGATGATCTCGGACCAGGCGGGCCAGGTCGGCCGTCTGTACGGCGTCTACGATGAGAACCTGGGCGTCAATGTCCGCGGACGGTTCCTCATTGACCCCGACGGTGTCGTGCAGGCGTTTGAGATCATGACCCCCCCGGTCGGCCGCAACATCAAGGAGACGCTCCGCCAGGTCCGGGCGTTCCAGCACGTTCGCAAGACCAAAGGCGCGGAGGTGACGCCGGCCGAGTGGGAGCCGGGACGCGCCGTGCTCAAAGTCGGCCCGAGTCTCGTCGGCAACGTCTGGAAAGAATGGAAGCGGAGCGGCTGA
- the tpx gene encoding thiol peroxidase, whose protein sequence is MTTHTAQRTVQTGGGPLPLAGRELKPGDPAPMNATLIRTDMTPAPLTEHRGVPRLYSVTPSLDTSVCNKQTVMFNRKLAEIGGEFQAFAISVDLPAAQKRFVEEYKVDRLTPLSDYRHVAFGEQFGVLIPDIRLLARSVFVVDRHDRVTYVQVTEAVGTEPDYDRAIAALKEAMKR, encoded by the coding sequence ATGACTACCCACACCGCTCAGCGCACGGTGCAGACCGGCGGCGGGCCGCTGCCCTTGGCCGGCCGTGAGCTCAAGCCGGGCGACCCGGCTCCGATGAACGCGACGCTCATCCGCACCGACATGACCCCGGCCCCGCTGACCGAACACCGGGGCGTGCCGCGCTTGTACTCCGTCACGCCGTCGCTCGACACCTCCGTGTGCAACAAGCAGACGGTGATGTTCAACCGGAAGCTGGCTGAGATCGGCGGCGAATTCCAGGCGTTTGCGATCTCGGTCGATCTGCCGGCGGCCCAGAAGCGGTTCGTGGAGGAATACAAGGTTGACCGCCTCACCCCCCTGTCGGACTACCGCCACGTAGCCTTCGGCGAGCAGTTCGGCGTGCTGATCCCGGATATCCGGCTGCTGGCCCGCTCGGTGTTTGTGGTGGACCGGCATGACCGGGTAACGTACGTCCAGGTCACCGAGGCTGTCGGGACGGAGCCGGACTACGACCGCGCGATTGCCGCGCTGAAAGAGGCGATGAAGCGCTAG
- a CDS encoding GNAT family N-acetyltransferase, which translates to MAEKKIIPADPNFIGRHTYLRPETSVDIENIWHWRQLSGLSSLSSRPMLFLTPAEAAERMKAKPRDPWDQRFAIVRKEDGQLVGAINMFDYNPLNRSIELGIIIDPDEREKGYASDAMGVLCRYLFKFRGLNKVHAQTAEFNKGAIRLLGKLGFKRDGVLRDHYYHAGEFHAGYIYSLLAFELD; encoded by the coding sequence ATGGCCGAAAAGAAAATCATTCCGGCGGATCCGAACTTTATCGGACGCCATACCTACCTTCGTCCCGAAACCTCCGTGGACATCGAGAACATCTGGCACTGGCGGCAGCTCAGCGGTCTGTCCTCGCTCAGCTCGCGCCCCATGCTCTTCCTCACCCCCGCCGAGGCGGCGGAGCGGATGAAGGCCAAGCCGAGAGATCCCTGGGACCAGCGGTTCGCGATCGTGCGCAAGGAGGACGGCCAACTGGTCGGGGCGATCAACATGTTCGACTACAACCCGCTCAACCGGTCGATCGAGCTGGGCATCATCATCGACCCGGACGAACGGGAGAAGGGGTACGCCTCGGATGCGATGGGCGTGCTCTGCCGCTACCTGTTCAAATTCCGCGGGCTGAACAAGGTGCATGCCCAGACGGCGGAATTCAACAAGGGGGCGATCCGGCTGCTCGGGAAGCTCGGGTTCAAGCGGGACGGGGTGCTGCGCGACCACTACTATCACGCCGGCGAGTTTCACGCGGGGTACATCTACTCCCTGCTGGCGTTTGAACTGGACTAG
- the pyrF gene encoding orotidine-5'-phosphate decarboxylase, whose product MTALDKLLKAQSKNRSLVCLGLDLDPKKMPPEYSKSAKTMFDFTMRIFEVTADCVCAYKPNIAFYESLGGEGVSLLMQIMHRIPEGIPVILDAKRGDIGNTATHYAQALYDRYNADWVTLNPYMGYDSLRPFIERKDKGAFILCLTSNTGARDFQMLEIDGKPLYRIVAEKVEYWNKSRNCGLVVGATLPEQLAEIRRAAGDMPILIPGVGAQGGSVELAAVNGTDNFQKPAVINVSRSVLYASSGSDFAQKAREEVLKLNQAVNALRTGKKSEPLQPPPLPPRDSAPPPPEPPAAPPASPEPTQP is encoded by the coding sequence ATGACGGCCCTTGACAAGCTGCTCAAAGCCCAGAGCAAGAACCGCTCGCTGGTGTGCCTCGGGCTCGACTTGGACCCGAAGAAGATGCCGCCGGAGTACAGCAAGTCGGCCAAGACTATGTTCGATTTCACCATGCGCATCTTCGAAGTGACCGCCGACTGCGTGTGCGCCTACAAACCCAACATCGCCTTCTACGAATCGCTCGGCGGCGAGGGCGTCTCGCTACTCATGCAGATCATGCACCGCATCCCCGAGGGAATCCCGGTGATTCTCGACGCCAAGCGCGGCGATATCGGCAACACCGCCACCCACTACGCCCAGGCCCTCTACGACCGCTATAACGCCGACTGGGTCACCCTCAATCCCTACATGGGGTACGATTCCCTCCGACCCTTCATCGAGCGCAAAGACAAAGGCGCCTTCATCCTCTGCCTGACCTCCAACACCGGCGCCCGCGACTTCCAGATGCTGGAGATCGACGGCAAGCCCCTCTACCGGATTGTCGCCGAGAAGGTCGAGTACTGGAACAAGAGCCGCAACTGTGGCCTCGTCGTCGGGGCCACTCTCCCCGAACAGCTCGCGGAAATCCGCCGCGCCGCCGGCGACATGCCGATCCTCATCCCCGGCGTCGGCGCGCAGGGGGGCTCGGTGGAACTGGCAGCCGTCAACGGCACCGACAACTTCCAGAAACCCGCGGTCATCAACGTCTCCCGCTCCGTCCTCTATGCCTCCAGCGGCAGCGATTTCGCGCAGAAAGCGCGCGAGGAAGTGCTGAAACTCAACCAGGCTGTGAACGCCCTGCGGACAGGCAAGAAATCCGAGCCGCTCCAGCCCCCGCCGCTCCCGCCGCGCGACTCCGCCCCGCCTCCGCCCGAACCGCCCGCTGCGCCCCCCGCATCCCCCGAACCGACTCAACCGTAG
- a CDS encoding dihydroorotate dehydrogenase — translation MTASGCCGYGEELARLYPLCRLGALVTKSITRAPRLGHKPPRTAETASGMLNAIGLANVGIDRFIAEKIPFLQQQDTRIIVNVAGSTLEEYVEVCARLADVPRVDMIELNISCPNVSEGGIEIGSNPRLTEQTVTAVKRVFPRPLVVKLSPNVTSIVPLAQAAAQGGADALSLINSLIGTAVDIETWRPRLTNNRGGLTGPAIKPVALAMVDAVYNACPLPIIAIGGIATAADAVEFILCGAVAVQVGTALFVQPDTPLRIVDDLSSYLERKSLSSIDELRGKVRKY, via the coding sequence ATGACCGCCTCCGGGTGCTGCGGCTACGGCGAGGAACTCGCGCGGCTCTACCCCCTCTGTCGCCTCGGCGCCCTCGTCACCAAGTCGATCACGCGCGCCCCCCGGCTCGGTCACAAACCGCCCCGCACCGCCGAAACGGCCTCCGGCATGCTCAACGCCATCGGCCTGGCCAACGTCGGCATCGACCGCTTCATCGCCGAAAAAATCCCGTTTCTCCAGCAGCAGGACACCCGGATCATCGTCAATGTCGCCGGGTCCACGCTCGAGGAGTATGTCGAGGTCTGCGCCCGGTTGGCCGATGTCCCCCGGGTCGACATGATCGAACTGAATATCAGCTGCCCCAACGTGAGCGAAGGGGGCATCGAAATCGGCAGCAACCCGCGCCTGACCGAACAGACCGTCACCGCCGTGAAGAGGGTCTTTCCGCGCCCGCTCGTTGTGAAGCTCTCGCCGAACGTGACGAGCATCGTGCCCCTGGCCCAAGCGGCCGCCCAGGGGGGAGCCGACGCACTCTCGCTGATCAATTCGCTGATCGGCACCGCCGTCGATATCGAGACCTGGCGTCCCCGCCTGACCAACAACCGGGGGGGGCTGACCGGACCGGCCATCAAGCCGGTCGCGCTGGCCATGGTCGACGCGGTGTACAACGCCTGCCCGCTGCCGATCATCGCCATCGGCGGCATCGCCACCGCGGCTGACGCCGTCGAATTCATCCTCTGCGGCGCCGTCGCCGTCCAGGTGGGCACGGCGCTCTTCGTGCAGCCGGACACACCGCTCCGGATCGTCGACGACCTGTCGTCCTACCTGGAGCGCAAGAGTCTCTCTTCCATCGATGAACTGAGGGGAAAGGTGAGGAAATACTGA
- a CDS encoding dihydroorotate dehydrogenase electron transfer subunit → MMQATCVDTHVLYKHDLSHGYFALTLAGYPRAGECRPGQFLHVRLPGSEVFFRRPMSVAGVNGDRGEIDIIFKVLGRGTRLMSALHDGDPVNLLGPLGKPFRPPDDGSTVVMVAGGVGFPPLLFLAEWLVQGGWDPARIEFLYGGRSTGDILCRDRIRALGVRFHPTTEDGSLGRRGLVTEPLEDLIRERGAAGLFVYGCGPEPMLKAVNDLGIARRLRGELSLEAPMPCGIGVCLGCVVPRTNGEHARVCLEGPVFDIGEIAL, encoded by the coding sequence ATGATGCAAGCCACGTGTGTCGACACGCACGTTCTCTACAAACACGACCTCTCCCACGGCTACTTCGCGCTGACTCTGGCGGGCTATCCCCGCGCCGGCGAGTGCCGCCCCGGCCAGTTCCTCCATGTTCGGCTCCCCGGCAGCGAAGTCTTCTTTCGCCGCCCCATGTCGGTCGCGGGCGTCAACGGCGACCGGGGCGAGATCGACATCATCTTCAAAGTCCTCGGCCGCGGCACGCGCCTGATGAGCGCGCTGCACGACGGCGACCCGGTCAACCTCCTCGGTCCGCTCGGCAAACCGTTCCGCCCGCCCGATGACGGCAGCACCGTTGTGATGGTGGCCGGCGGAGTCGGCTTTCCCCCCCTGCTGTTCCTCGCCGAGTGGCTGGTGCAGGGCGGGTGGGACCCGGCGCGAATCGAATTTCTCTACGGCGGCCGCTCGACCGGTGACATCCTCTGCCGCGACCGGATCCGCGCCCTTGGCGTCCGTTTCCACCCGACCACCGAGGACGGTTCCCTCGGCCGCCGGGGTCTGGTGACGGAGCCGCTGGAGGATCTGATCCGCGAGCGAGGCGCCGCCGGGCTGTTCGTGTACGGCTGCGGACCGGAGCCGATGCTCAAGGCGGTCAACGACCTCGGGATCGCCCGCCGCCTCCGCGGCGAGCTGTCGCTCGAGGCCCCCATGCCCTGCGGAATCGGCGTCTGCCTCGGCTGCGTCGTCCCGCGCACCAACGGCGAGCACGCCCGCGTGTGCCTCGAGGGGCCGGTCTTCGACATCGGGGAGATCGCCCTGTGA
- a CDS encoding tetratricopeptide repeat protein, with the protein MIHTMDHFRTMIARVVVPVLLLLAAGCGAYYNTFYNAKRAFNQAESERRNTKPGQPERILTGDYQTAIEKSLKVVENHPNSKYYDDAVFVLGVSYYYTNQFAKAERRFREILANYPDGQYARDSKLYLAKAMLRQDAVAEAMDLFAELFESDLDRSFKAEAAMALGKYQFEQGRYQLANRYFLAIRDSLGADIDKRVAQRYIADGLMAQFRYNDALAAYLQVLGMDPAPPERYHAMFSAAQAAFRLQRIDVGQDYLSTLAKDNLYFDSLSSLRLAMADGYEWQGNLIKAEEMYRLVSDEAANRDHKAQANLALGLIYQYDYDDLAKAKEFYDAAAAASRGSSWGQEALQLSSNIGKLETFARTVKLDSTTTQAQIDDAAYTQYQLAELYWYQLSKPDSAMAEMQYLVDSFPTAYDAPKAMIALAQMAWQSGPDSARGDSIIREMLGRYPHSDFVPEALGLLGLAGTEADTGYAEWYIRRAENFAVDDENIDSALANYQVVTERFPESKFYLQAKFAGIWLTETYRSPGDSSILWAYQAIADSFPSTEWGQAARSKLTGQPIRTLPKAQPADTITGSRFNITDSSAIDTMAEGESSDTVSMDDKYLAIITAPDGSRCVDIPPNVGIIETRKEFVYPSEAYVSRWEGQLHFQIRLDFSGEVQQAIPKTFADVQEINIRAKETVESTVFDMRLIRPELLDRWFLYVFTVNLPSHLR; encoded by the coding sequence GTGATTCACACAATGGACCACTTCCGCACCATGATAGCCCGAGTCGTCGTCCCGGTGCTCCTGCTGCTCGCCGCCGGGTGTGGCGCTTACTACAACACGTTCTACAACGCCAAGCGCGCCTTCAACCAGGCCGAGAGCGAGCGCCGCAACACCAAGCCGGGTCAGCCCGAGCGGATCCTCACCGGCGACTACCAGACCGCGATCGAAAAGTCCCTGAAAGTGGTCGAGAATCACCCTAACTCGAAGTACTACGACGATGCCGTGTTCGTGCTCGGCGTGTCCTACTACTACACGAACCAGTTCGCCAAGGCGGAGCGCCGGTTCCGCGAAATCCTCGCCAACTACCCCGACGGCCAGTACGCCCGCGACTCCAAGCTGTACCTGGCCAAGGCCATGCTCAGGCAGGACGCGGTAGCCGAAGCCATGGACCTGTTCGCCGAGCTCTTCGAGAGCGACCTCGACCGCTCGTTCAAGGCGGAAGCAGCTATGGCGCTCGGCAAGTACCAGTTCGAGCAGGGACGGTACCAGCTCGCCAACCGGTACTTCCTGGCGATCCGCGACTCCCTCGGCGCCGATATCGACAAGCGCGTGGCCCAGCGGTACATCGCCGACGGCCTCATGGCGCAGTTCCGCTATAACGACGCCCTCGCGGCCTACCTCCAGGTGCTCGGTATGGACCCGGCCCCGCCTGAGCGCTACCACGCCATGTTCAGCGCCGCCCAGGCCGCTTTCCGCCTGCAGCGGATCGACGTCGGCCAGGACTACCTAAGCACGCTGGCTAAAGACAATCTCTACTTTGACTCCCTGTCGTCGCTCCGGCTGGCCATGGCCGACGGTTACGAGTGGCAGGGGAACCTCATCAAAGCCGAGGAGATGTACCGGCTGGTGTCCGATGAGGCGGCCAACCGGGACCACAAGGCCCAGGCCAACCTGGCGCTCGGTCTGATCTACCAGTACGATTACGACGATCTGGCGAAAGCCAAGGAGTTTTATGACGCGGCGGCGGCCGCCAGCCGGGGTTCCTCGTGGGGACAGGAGGCCCTGCAGCTCTCCTCGAACATCGGCAAACTGGAGACCTTCGCCCGCACCGTCAAGCTCGATTCGACCACCACCCAGGCGCAGATCGACGACGCCGCCTACACCCAGTACCAGCTCGCCGAGTTGTACTGGTACCAGTTGTCCAAGCCGGATTCGGCCATGGCCGAAATGCAGTACCTGGTGGACTCATTCCCGACCGCCTACGATGCGCCGAAAGCGATGATCGCCCTGGCCCAAATGGCCTGGCAGAGCGGGCCGGACTCGGCCCGGGGGGATTCGATCATCCGCGAGATGCTCGGGCGCTACCCCCATTCGGATTTCGTACCGGAGGCGCTTGGCCTGCTCGGACTGGCCGGCACCGAGGCCGACACCGGTTATGCCGAGTGGTACATTCGGCGAGCCGAGAATTTCGCCGTCGACGACGAAAACATCGACTCCGCCCTAGCCAACTATCAGGTCGTGACCGAACGCTTCCCCGAGTCCAAATTCTACCTCCAGGCCAAGTTCGCGGGGATCTGGCTCACCGAGACGTACCGGAGTCCGGGGGACTCGTCGATCCTCTGGGCCTACCAGGCCATCGCCGACTCGTTTCCGAGCACCGAATGGGGCCAGGCCGCCCGAAGCAAACTCACCGGCCAGCCTATCCGAACCCTCCCGAAAGCCCAGCCGGCCGACACGATCACCGGCAGCCGCTTCAACATCACCGACAGCTCCGCCATCGACACGATGGCCGAGGGGGAATCGTCGGATACGGTCAGCATGGACGACAAGTACCTGGCCATTATCACGGCCCCTGACGGCTCCCGCTGCGTCGACATCCCCCCCAACGTCGGCATCATCGAGACCCGCAAGGAGTTCGTCTACCCCAGCGAGGCCTATGTGTCGCGGTGGGAAGGACAGCTCCACTTTCAAATCCGACTTGATTTTTCCGGAGAAGTTCAGCAAGCTATCCCGAAGACATTCGCGGATGTTCAGGAGATCAACATTCGCGCCAAGGAAACCGTTGAGTCGACCGTGTTCGACATGCGCCTCATCCGGCCGGAGCTGCTCGACCGCTGGTTTCTGTATGTGTTTACGGTCAATTTGCCGAGTCACCTGAGATGA
- a CDS encoding NAD-dependent deacylase has translation MRGSRRCVVLTGAGISAESGVPTFRGKEGLWGKFRPEELATMEAFLANPAIVWEWYNWRRTVLGSVQPNPGHFALADMQELFDSFVLVTQNVDGLHRQAGSREVLELHGNIRRNKCLDCAEPHADSADIDPEAIPACPRCGGKIRPDVVWFGEMLPEAVIERAFAESARADVFFSVGTSAIVQPAALLPVEAKHGGAALIEVNPERTPLSHLADLHVSAASGEFLPRLVEAFRTARA, from the coding sequence ATGCGCGGGAGCCGACGGTGTGTCGTGCTCACCGGAGCGGGCATCTCGGCCGAGTCGGGGGTGCCGACCTTTCGCGGCAAAGAGGGGCTGTGGGGGAAATTTCGCCCCGAAGAGCTCGCGACCATGGAGGCCTTCCTGGCCAACCCCGCCATCGTGTGGGAATGGTACAACTGGCGCCGGACCGTCCTGGGCAGCGTCCAGCCGAACCCGGGCCACTTCGCCCTCGCCGACATGCAGGAGCTGTTCGATTCTTTCGTGCTCGTGACCCAGAATGTCGACGGCCTCCACCGTCAGGCAGGCTCCCGCGAGGTGCTTGAACTCCACGGCAATATCCGGCGAAACAAGTGCCTGGACTGCGCGGAACCCCACGCCGACAGCGCCGACATCGACCCGGAAGCCATCCCGGCCTGCCCGCGGTGCGGGGGTAAAATCCGCCCCGACGTCGTCTGGTTCGGAGAGATGCTTCCCGAAGCCGTGATCGAGCGGGCGTTTGCAGAATCGGCCCGCGCCGACGTCTTCTTCTCGGTGGGGACCTCGGCGATCGTCCAACCGGCCGCTCTGCTGCCGGTGGAGGCCAAACACGGCGGCGCGGCTCTCATCGAGGTCAACCCGGAGCGGACTCCCCTGTCGCACCTGGCCGACCTGCACGTGTCGGCCGCCTCGGGAGAGTTCCTCCCCCGCCTGGTGGAGGCTTTTCGGACCGCCCGCGCCTGA